Proteins from a genomic interval of Lolium perenne isolate Kyuss_39 chromosome 1, Kyuss_2.0, whole genome shotgun sequence:
- the LOC127306063 gene encoding obtusifoliol 14-alpha demethylase isoform X1 has translation MFSQCQSGKDVDMSVLVALLVVTVFSIIPALVSKISNRRVHTSDSSPPRPPVVKGTDLLKIFPSLCRKDPEAILAYLYNKFGSVFTVRFLWKRITFLVGHEVSVPFFHALDSEISQGNFSEFTVPMFGKGHGYAVDQATRAEQSRFVMDSLRPAQLRSYVDPMLREVEEYFAKWGDEGVVDLKHEFTQVLMLIASRCLLGSEVRDKIFGEFYALFADIEGGVNVVSFLFPYIPVPVNNRRDRAQAKLAEILCAIVRSRKSCNRVEDDMLQRLIDSRYRDGRPTTEGEVSGMIIGLLFAGKHTSAIASSWTGACLLTHPNSLRAALEEQKQVMRKYKDGKVDWNALSDMEILHSCIKEAGRMYPAAPLLLRKALQSFIVQTKEGNEYDIPAGDTLAHPVILTSKLSHVYKDPEMFDPDRFRYGREEDKVGGRHSYTVFGGGRHACAGEAYGFMQIKIIWSHLLRNFELKLTSSFPKKDWSKFVVEPKCKIMVSYKRCRM, from the exons ATGTTTTCCCAGTGTCAATCCGGTAAAGACGTGGACATGAGTGTTCTCGTCGCTTTGTTGGTCGTAACAGTTTTTTCCATCATCCCTGCACTAGTATCCAAGATTTCAAATAGAAGAGTGCATACCTCTGACTCCTCACCGCCTCGTCCACCCGTGGTGAAGGGAACTGATCTCCTAAAGATCTTCCCTTCTCTGTGTAGAAAGGATCCCGAAGCTATACTTGCATATCTGTATAACAAGTTTGGCAGTGTTTTCACAGTACGATTTCTTTGGAAACGAATAACCTTCTTGGTTGGACACGAGGTCTCTGTTCCTTTCTTTCATGCTTTGGATTCAGAGATTTCCCAAGGAAATTTCAGTGAGTTCACTGTGCCAATGTTTGGCAAAGGACATGGCTATGCCGTAGATCAGGCTACCCGAGCGGAGCAGTCTCGCTTCGTCATGGATTCTCTGCGCCCAGCGCAGCTGAGGAGCTATGTTGATCCCATGCTCCGGGAAGTGGAG GAGTACTTTGCGAAGTGGGGAGACGAGGGTGTCGTGGATCTGAAACATGAGTTCACGCAGGTACTCATGCTGATTGCAAGTCGATGCCTACTTGGAAGCGAGGTACGAGATAAGATATTTGGTGAGTTCTACGCATTGTTTGCGGATATTGAAGGAGGGGTGAACGTGGTCAGTTTCTTGTTCCCCTATATTCCGGTTCCAGTAAACAATCGACGGGACAGAGCACAAGCCAAGCTTGCAGAGATATTATGCGCAATTGTGAGGTCAAGAAAGAGCTGCAACCGCGTCGAGGACGATATGCTCCAGAGACTGATAGATTCCCGCTATAGAGACGGCCGTCCAACAACTGAAGGAGAGGTCTCCGGGATGATCATCGGACTCTTATTTGCTGGAAAGCACACCAGTGCAATTGCATCCTCCTGGACCGGAGCTTGCCTTTTGACCCACCCAAACTCCTTGCGTGCTGCACTAGAGGAGCAGAAGCAGGTAATGAGGAAATATAAGGACGGTAAGGTAGACTGGAATGCCTTGTCGGATATGGAGATACTGCATAGCTGCATCAAAGAGGCGGGACGGATGTATCCAGCAGCGCCATTGTTGCTTCGCAAGGCACTGCAGAGCTTCATTGTGCAGACAAAAGAGGGAAATGAATATGATATCCCCGCAGGTGACACCTTAGCACATCCTGTAATTCTAACAAGCAAGCTGTCACACGTTTACAAGGACCCCGAGATGTTTGATCCAGATCGGTTTCGTTATGGAAGAGAAGAGGATAAAGTTGGGGGTAGACACTCTTACACAGTTTTTGGTGGTGGGAGGCATGCTTGCGCCGGCGAGGCCTATGGTTTCATGCAAATTAAAATTATATGGAGCCATTTGCTGAGAAATTTTGAGCTTAAACTGACTTCTTCTTTTCCCAAGAAAGACTGGAGCAAGTTTGTAGTAGAGCCTAAATGCAAAATAATGGTAAGTTATAAGAGATGCCGTATGTAA
- the LOC127306063 gene encoding obtusifoliol 14-alpha demethylase isoform X2: protein MSVLVALLVVTVFSIIPALVSKISNRRVHTSDSSPPRPPVVKGTDLLKIFPSLCRKDPEAILAYLYNKFGSVFTVRFLWKRITFLVGHEVSVPFFHALDSEISQGNFSEFTVPMFGKGHGYAVDQATRAEQSRFVMDSLRPAQLRSYVDPMLREVEEYFAKWGDEGVVDLKHEFTQVLMLIASRCLLGSEVRDKIFGEFYALFADIEGGVNVVSFLFPYIPVPVNNRRDRAQAKLAEILCAIVRSRKSCNRVEDDMLQRLIDSRYRDGRPTTEGEVSGMIIGLLFAGKHTSAIASSWTGACLLTHPNSLRAALEEQKQVMRKYKDGKVDWNALSDMEILHSCIKEAGRMYPAAPLLLRKALQSFIVQTKEGNEYDIPAGDTLAHPVILTSKLSHVYKDPEMFDPDRFRYGREEDKVGGRHSYTVFGGGRHACAGEAYGFMQIKIIWSHLLRNFELKLTSSFPKKDWSKFVVEPKCKIMVSYKRCRM, encoded by the exons ATGAGTGTTCTCGTCGCTTTGTTGGTCGTAACAGTTTTTTCCATCATCCCTGCACTAGTATCCAAGATTTCAAATAGAAGAGTGCATACCTCTGACTCCTCACCGCCTCGTCCACCCGTGGTGAAGGGAACTGATCTCCTAAAGATCTTCCCTTCTCTGTGTAGAAAGGATCCCGAAGCTATACTTGCATATCTGTATAACAAGTTTGGCAGTGTTTTCACAGTACGATTTCTTTGGAAACGAATAACCTTCTTGGTTGGACACGAGGTCTCTGTTCCTTTCTTTCATGCTTTGGATTCAGAGATTTCCCAAGGAAATTTCAGTGAGTTCACTGTGCCAATGTTTGGCAAAGGACATGGCTATGCCGTAGATCAGGCTACCCGAGCGGAGCAGTCTCGCTTCGTCATGGATTCTCTGCGCCCAGCGCAGCTGAGGAGCTATGTTGATCCCATGCTCCGGGAAGTGGAG GAGTACTTTGCGAAGTGGGGAGACGAGGGTGTCGTGGATCTGAAACATGAGTTCACGCAGGTACTCATGCTGATTGCAAGTCGATGCCTACTTGGAAGCGAGGTACGAGATAAGATATTTGGTGAGTTCTACGCATTGTTTGCGGATATTGAAGGAGGGGTGAACGTGGTCAGTTTCTTGTTCCCCTATATTCCGGTTCCAGTAAACAATCGACGGGACAGAGCACAAGCCAAGCTTGCAGAGATATTATGCGCAATTGTGAGGTCAAGAAAGAGCTGCAACCGCGTCGAGGACGATATGCTCCAGAGACTGATAGATTCCCGCTATAGAGACGGCCGTCCAACAACTGAAGGAGAGGTCTCCGGGATGATCATCGGACTCTTATTTGCTGGAAAGCACACCAGTGCAATTGCATCCTCCTGGACCGGAGCTTGCCTTTTGACCCACCCAAACTCCTTGCGTGCTGCACTAGAGGAGCAGAAGCAGGTAATGAGGAAATATAAGGACGGTAAGGTAGACTGGAATGCCTTGTCGGATATGGAGATACTGCATAGCTGCATCAAAGAGGCGGGACGGATGTATCCAGCAGCGCCATTGTTGCTTCGCAAGGCACTGCAGAGCTTCATTGTGCAGACAAAAGAGGGAAATGAATATGATATCCCCGCAGGTGACACCTTAGCACATCCTGTAATTCTAACAAGCAAGCTGTCACACGTTTACAAGGACCCCGAGATGTTTGATCCAGATCGGTTTCGTTATGGAAGAGAAGAGGATAAAGTTGGGGGTAGACACTCTTACACAGTTTTTGGTGGTGGGAGGCATGCTTGCGCCGGCGAGGCCTATGGTTTCATGCAAATTAAAATTATATGGAGCCATTTGCTGAGAAATTTTGAGCTTAAACTGACTTCTTCTTTTCCCAAGAAAGACTGGAGCAAGTTTGTAGTAGAGCCTAAATGCAAAATAATGGTAAGTTATAAGAGATGCCGTATGTAA